DNA sequence from the Coturnix japonica isolate 7356 chromosome 3, Coturnix japonica 2.1, whole genome shotgun sequence genome:
GTGTGGTAAGCAATGGCAACCAAGAAATCCATCACAAAATTCTGCTGTGGAGATTTCCCCATTCAGCCAAGCTTTCTGCTGAGCTGATATGCATACCTATCAATACACACATCTTATTCCACAATGCCCTTTCCACAAGACCTGatctaaaaatattcatttgtcAGCTCCACAATGAAGATGAATAATTCTGCTGACCCTTGACATCTAGCCTGCGGTGTTAAAAGCAATGAGCAATTTATCTGCTTCCAAGATCTGGCTTGTGAAATGCCCTACTGaatctccattttattttaggaTGAATTATATCTGTGTATATCATATATACAGACAGAAGAGTATCTGAATGAATGAGAAATGCCACTGTTTCAAACAGCCCTTTGTGTCAAATACAACTGCACTGAGAGCTCTGGAATTTCTCCTCTTAGCAGCATTGTAATCTGAGCTAGAGAGCATCCTAATGTAAACTCATACCCAaagcttcttaaaaaaaaacaccttcccAACTCCAAccaaatattaggaaaaaagaaaaaaagaaacagaacccTGCAACCGAGAGTGAATGCAATTTGGTCCTAAGCCCTTTTTTAACTGAATCAAGGGCACTTGATTGGTCTTGCAAGCATCATACTTCTAATTCTCCATACTTGTTtgtgaaacactgcagtgcatTGTGCAGCTTTACAGTAATAAGAAGTGCTAACACCTAACTCAGCTTGTACAGGATGGCACACACTACTTAATAAAGCATATTTGAGATTAATTATTAGCTACAGACACCTCCAGCAGTCTAAACAAAAATGTGCACGAGCAGCAAATGGACATACAGTCCTTTGCTGGTGGCTGAAAAACCACCTGTAACCATTGCTGGTGTCAGCTTCATATCTTTTCACTCCATGGATTAACAAGGCAAATAATGGAAATACTATCatgtatgttatatatatatataattatattcaAATTGTTCTCTGCATAGGcaattttttctcctccttctaTGTATTTGTGCTTATACCTGCACCTGACTAGGTGTAtattaatgtgtattttaaacacCTGTACGTGTGCTGCCCAACAAAGTATTCCAGATGCTGTATCACGGTGTGTCCTGGATACACTGTCATCTCCGTATTGCATTATCTCCTGCTAACATATTTGTCAGTAATAGGAAtattccctctctttctcttcttctagTCTATCCATAACTCCCAAATGCATGATCCCTGTTAAGAACTGAAAAGTTTATGACACCACACTACATCTTTTTCAGCTTGGCTTTGTTAGCAGGTGGGAGTTTAAGACTGAGTTCTTAATATGCAGTCAGGTTTTCAGATTGTCGAAGACCTGCTATCTTAACCAACTCCTCAGCTATTTGCTCCAGAACTTACGATTTAGGATCTTCATTCTAGGCCACTACTTTGGCCACGTGTCAATCTCTAACAATCCCAGCAGTTTCCTCCTGCCTTATTCTGTCCACATGTATTTTGAACTGTGCTCTGATTAATGCTGTTTACAAGCTCCATTATGAGTGTATTTGTCTGTTCTAGGTACCTGGCCATTGTTCACCCACTGAAACCACGCATGAATTATCAAACAGCAACCATCCTGATCGCCTTGGTCTGGATCGTCTCCATCCTTGTAGCTATCCCATCTGCATACTTCGCTACTGAAACTGTATTATTTATAGTAAAAAACCAGGAGAAAATTTTCTGTGGTCAAATTTGGCCAGTTGACCAACAGATGTACTACAAATCCTACTTCCTATTCATCTTTGGCATTGAATTTGTTGCACCTGTGATTACGATGACCTTATGTTATGCCAGAATCTCTCGAGAGCTTTGGTTTAAAACCGTACCAGGATTTCAGACAGAGCAAATCAGGAAAAGGCTTcgatgcagaagaaaaacagtaatggTACTGATGTGCATCTTGACCGCCTATGTTCTTTGCTGGGCACCCTTCTATGGCTTCACCATTGTTCGTGACTTTTTCCCCACAATCTTTGTGAAAGAGAAGCATTATCTTACTGCTTTTTACATAGTTGAATGCATTGCTATGAGTAACAGCATGATAAACACAATGTGTTTCGTAACTGTAAAAAACAACACCATGAAGTACTTCAAGAAGATCATGTTGCTCAGGTGGAGATCAACATACCGTGGAAGTAAATCTAGTACAGACTTAGATCTCAGAACAAGTGCAATGCCAGTCACAGAAGAGGTAGACTGCATAAAACTGAAGTAAGTTTTAGGTGGTTCTGATCTCATATTCTGGAGGGGGGGCAGGAAAGAGGAAATAGTACCACCTCAGAAGATTCTCTCTTTTGTTCCTGCAAACACCCACTGTTGAGAGGCCTGAAGAAGCAGCATGCTATGGATTTCTGCTAGAATCCTTCTACTGGACTGCTGCATAATCCCATAGTTCAGACTGATGCTGTGCGTCAGTTTACCCATCTGTGTATTTGGAATGTAGTCACTTGTTTTAGAGCTGTTTAAAACTGATAGAgaacacaacaacaacatcaaaaaacaaaaacaaaacaaaaaaaacattaaaaaaaaacagtgaatgaattaaaacatatttcaaagacAGAAGAGTTGACCATCACTCCTAGCCATGATGTCTCTTCGTTTCTTCTGATCATAAATCTTTTACTTTCTTCGAGCTTATCGTTCTCATCTTTAAGCTGCTTGGtgtccttttccttctgcttcttcatgGGCAAGATAGGAAGGATAgcaaaaaaggccattttgcTTCTTGCCACTCCTTACTCTCAGTTTACCTCTCATGAAGAAGCTCCTTGAAGCCTACAGACTACCAGCTTCAGTTATCCAGTGTGCAGCATGCTCTAATGAAAGGCACATTCTCTGCAAAGTTCACAGAGCTGAATACTGCTTCTCAGTCTAGTAAAGACCTGAAGTCTCTTCATGTGCTATCTGGTTTAAGAATATGTTATCAGCACTCCACCCTGTATTTTTCTGTCGAGTGTTACTCTGTTTATTAAGTATTTGAAAATTAAAGAGGGACAGTTTCCTTCTCTCACTTCCAGGCACCCTCTGGCCAGTTGTCGGCTGCCTTGAGTGACTGagtacttcacagaatcacagactcaaTCACAAAACTCTGGGGGTGGTGAACAGCGTCTCTAGATTATCCAGGCCACACTCAGTTTGAGCAGGTTGCCCGGCATCGTGTTCCATTGAGCTTTAACTTACTCAAAGGATAGAGACTCCATAGTCATTCTGGGCAACCTCTGCCTGCGTTCAGTCCTCACAATATTTGTTTCCACAAtaattgtttcctttctctctgatgGAATTTCATCTGTTTCAAATTGTGCTCATGCGACTTGTACTGTTTTTCAGTGGGACACGTCGGTGGAAAAAGTCCACCCTGCTGAACCATACCTAGACAGCTTATCCAGTCTGTGTAcgccttcaaaataaaatacaagtagggccaaaaatacaaagattttgGGGTGATGTGTCCTGCAAACAGTGCAAACAGACTTTGGTTTAATCAAGCTGGTCACTAAGTTGAGTAGCTCACTGTCCAGCCAAACATGAAGCAACAACTCCAGACAAATTCTGCATTGCCTCCCACAATACCATTTTTACTATTCTCAGTTTGTGCAACTCCACGAGTGTTTCTTAACTGGACTGCAATAAAACAGGTGACAATAGCAGTAAGGCACATAATTTAACTATTTAACTACACCTAAAACGCCGTGGACTATCGTGTATTGAAATCAGTCTTTTCTattgtgaaaacaaatgcttcctgttttaaaGTATGTGGCAGCACCTACTTTTGGAATAAGTGGCTTTTGTAAATAATTTGTTTACTTGTGAATATTAAGTGAGCAGCGAACCTTGCtaataaaacagcaaacacagagtCACGATGAgcattctgaattattttttatatttttccctcaGCCATCATTTCTCTACTCAGGCGATTACCATGAGCTATCCAGTGtctgctgaagaaaagctgCTAGGCTGACCAATTAATTTTAATGGCAAAAGGATATTCAAACCATTAAAGTGCTCAAATCCTCTTGCCATTAGCTGCTCTTAAAAAATATGTGTTGGAAAGATCTCATAATTTCCTCTCTGAGGCCAAACCATTACTGAAGTCATTCTTTTACATGACGTTTTTAGGGAAACGGAAAAAGTACTAAACCTACTGTTTTCCCATCctaccaaaaaaaacaaaaaaaaaaaacaaaaaaaaaccaaacaaacaaaaaaaacaaaccatcaaGGATTTGCAGTATTACATTATTGAGAGCTTTAATCTTGTAATTTCTCCTGAAACTATCAGCCCGTATTTATCTCCTAGAGTCTGTTGTAGCTATTAGGGATTAGCTGGGAACGTTACCTGTTGTTAGAGTGTCCTGATATTCCTCccacttatttttccttgacTATTCTTTGTGAGAGTCAAGCAACCAGCAATTTCCACATCTGGAAAGTCCAGACCAGAGTGGAATGGATGCTCATTGGCAGCATGCAGGTCCTCCTttactgcagagctcagcagcaaaaaaagcttggagaaaatggaaagcaaaaagaaaatagaaaataaaaaccaaacatggCTTTCCCAAGGAAAAccttttcccaaaggaaaacCTGCTCACACAGGTTTTTACAAATACGGAATGAAGGCTTTTATTTaccactggcaaaaatgcacaacTAATGAcggtgactatgttgaaaaacagtgctttgtagctgagcatttcctctatcaaatagtgatattgtgctctttgtatctgttggcagtttccacagaaataaagagcaggcattactttcacaGTGACCTACATACATGCAGCCCTAGACAATTCCTCTTTACTCAGTGTAGCCCAGCAAGCCAAAAAGTTGGACTGCACCCTTCTGGTGCTCTGCTTGTAAGAGCCTTACCTACTTACTGCCATGCAGGAGAAGCAGCCTGTTCTAGCACAAGCTCTCACCCACTGGAAGACAGTAGAGACTGCAGCGATTGGCTGTCCCCAATTAGCTCCAGCAGCAAGGAGGACTTCAGCAAGAACTATGGGATGTGCCAAGGATGATGAGAGAGCTGGAGGCGATGATTCCATGTTAGAGCTGCTTGGAGGGTTTAGATCAAACATGCAGTTAATTAATCACATGCAACCATGTGTACACTGTGACTTGCCCcagtttttgtttccaaaggcAAAGATTTGGTGTTGTCATTGCTGATCCTTGCTCAGTTGATCCTCTGGTACAGCTCCTCCGTGAGGAGTATGAGGGCTGTGGGAAACGAGTAAGGCAGCACACACAGGCTCACTTCACTCTCCATCCCCTCCTAGAGGAAGAACTGTGCTGTAATTAGAAGTGATAAAACCAAAGAACTAACAGGAATGGCTGAGAGACAATAAGCAGCTACTCCTagcaaaaagcacagagaaaaaatatttcaataaagaATCAGCAGGACAAGGAACTACAGTCATCTTCCCTCAACCAAAGGAGGATGGCCTTGAAATACCCCAGACTGGGGTGGGTTGCAATAGTCGAGATATGAAATTTCCCTGAGGACTGATCCATTCAGTAGCTCAGCTTTAATGCTGTTCCCACTTCGAGTGTGACAGCCTTTCCTGTGGCAACAGCTCCCTCCAGCTGCCACCTCTACTATGTAGCATCACATGCCCAACCCAAGAACCTTTAGATCTCCTAAGGATGGTGATAAGAAGAATACATCTAACTGCACAATAGTGgtctgaagaaaacatcaaaagctGCAGGATGAAGCACTCCTCTAACCTCAACCTCTCcactttcagtttaaagccatcagACTGTGTAGAGTCAGTTCCCTTACTGCTTACAAACTCCCTTCTCACTGCCATGAGGTCTCAAatccttctccaagctaaacaagcccacttccctcaacctttctACACATGAGAGGTGTCCCAGCCCTCTGATCAAatttgtggctctcctctggacctgttctAGGAGCCCCACATGTTTTCTAAGCTGGGGGCTCCAGATTTTAGTAAGGTACTCCAGATGGGGGCTTATGAGGGCATTGTAGAaaaacaatcacctccctcactctgctgctatccctcttctgatgcagcccagaagaccaaCAGTAActgtgcactgctggctcatgttaagtttttcatctaccaggacTCACTAAGTTTTTCCTGGTCGGGCTGATCTCAAGGAGCTCTTCTCCCACTCTGTACACATACCTGGGATCACCCTGTCCCACCTGTAATGTATCACAGCCTCTGGAGGCAGCCTCtgatttgttcttcttttaCTATAGGAAGGATTTTGTACACCAGCAACATTCCAAGTGGAACAAAAACAAGAGTCCATAGGGTTCATATCATTTTTCAAGAATCATTCACTTCCTTAAGCTGGCAAGCAATGCCTCAAGGTTAATCTAGAGGTTTCAGTGCAACCGTAACAGTGTTAACCCATAGCTTTAAACTTCATTTATCACATTTTCTATTAACCACGGGTTAAAACACTTGATGATGTACTTTggtttcattttagtttttaaattcTGGAAATTCCTCCTAAAGCAGTACTAAGTGTATTTACAGAATAAATTCCAGGCAGGGAGAATTTAATCATAAGACTGTATTTCACTCCACTGAATTTTAGTGCATACCTGAGTGACTGAAAACACAGGAGTACTGGGCATTTAGTGTCTTGTTAACTCTCTGAGATGTTTTACCTGTATCACAAACTGAGTAATTTCAAGTAATTTCAAATATCTTGCAGTTACAAGATTCTCCATCTAGAAGGATAAAAACATACACTGAggtcaaaagaaaatatcaggaaaataGTGTTCAACAGAGACAACTTCATCCTACCCTTATACAATACCTTTgatattactttttattttttcagtcccTATCAGTAGTAAATCTTAACCTATCACACAAACCAAGAATCAGATGCACACTTGCTTTTGTGATTACACAACTCATTAGGAACCATGACAAAAAGGTGTTTCAGTTTTCCAAATGCTATTATCTCCTTCAAGCCATTCACAGGATAACATCACAATAATAAACGTTTCTACTTGAGGAAGGCTAAGGTCACAGAACTGCTCTGGCACTGTATATATCACCTAGGTCCTTGGCCAACAGAAACTGAATGGCTGCCCACCATAAGCATTTCATTACCTActatttttaagagaaactgCAGTCACATTTTGCAAGTAGTTATTGTGCATCCAAAATTAGCCCCAAACCAATTTGCAGTAACATCCAATTTATTCTAAGCAACTTTCTGACAGccttgccaaaaaaaaaaaaaaaaaaaaaaagattacacTGTCGAAATACAAATCTGAATTGCAGACTTTGCTTCCATGACACTCAATCTCTTCAAGCAGAGATATAACggtataaaaatgatttaaaaacataCGACTGCAGAAGCATATTAAAGAGATAAGGAATTACTACAAAtatctgctgcttctgaagccCTGgacaacagcatttttcttcatgctggGAATGAGCTGCAGAAAACTGATCAGCTGGAATACACGGTCCCCAAAGTTCACCAGCAAAGAGCATTTCATCACCCAACTAAAATGCTCAAATTGCATGTAGATATCTATTATTTAACTACAATTAGGAAAAATCAGGTACCCCTGCTGAATTTCTGtatcatatattaaaaaacaaacaaacaaacaggtatcatttattaaaaaacaaacaaacatacagcCTCCTAAATTATCATGGCTTCAATCATGTGCCCAGAAACACATTAAATTTGTTTTAACATAAGCTCAGGAAAGCTGTGAACACACTGAAGGCAGGATTTTCCAACAAAGCCTTTAAAAAAGCCGCAGAGACACAGTTAtaagttgcttttttccctcatggCATATTGTAAGTTTAACTGTGCAAAAAtagtcattttatttcagtttttttgtgAACCAAACACAGCTCCAGGGATGTATCTGTATTTCAACAGGTAAAGTTGTAATTAAAGCAAATACACCATAATTTGTGTAGGAACATCATCAGAGGTTCAGTAGACTGAGATATCCTGAAGTTATTCAGGCAACCAGTATTTAACTGCTGTACATCAAGACCATCAAAGAAGTAAAGCCAAGAAGGAAAGCTAGTAGCTGACTAATGAAATGTAAGGTTTTAACTGAGAAGAACAAGTTAAATGGTTTTGGCAGATTTCCTCGGTGATGGCCAAGAATCAATCTGTGATATGGCAGGTATGGAGGCTAGTTCTTCTTTATTTAACACAGTATATATCATGTTTCAGCAAATCTAAAGGCTTTTCTAATGTCAATATTTAGATGGAGAATTAAAACATTATAGACCttgaaaattgtatttcttatCGCCAGACTAATGATGCTGGAGAAGAAATAGCTGAGAAAGTTCTGTTTTACAAAGTCCTGCTTCAGCTGACACACAGTAGAATCACAGAGCTCAATCATTTAACTCCaccacttaaaaaacaaaacaaaaagaaagtgtgAAATTCACACCAAAAGAAAGGTATTGCTGAATCCCTTCACCACCATTAAACCATCCCCATAGTTCCTACATCACTGAGGAAAAAGTagttttcaaagcaatttctcTTCTTGCACATAGAAATTTTAACACAACTGGATTGGACATTCTTAATGTTACTCAGTGCAGTTACTTTTTGGTCTTAACAAATCTCTGTGCTTCTTTCACAAGTGTTTCAACATCTTCAttatccttttcttctgaacttGGTTCCCAGTCAGAATCTTCATCAGTAGGTTCACACTCCTCTTCCTCATCATCTATGAAGCTGTCATTGAGATCATACTCATCTGGTTCACCATCATTATCGCTGCCTTCTTCTAAACCCCTTTTTCCTGGAAGGacaaaaaatgtaataatgCATTCATGAATCATAACCATAAAACTAAAAACTTCATGCACAGACTACCTAGTTGATCTTTCCCAAGAAGACAGAGAATCAGCTGAAGTATCCTACATAATTCTGACATAATTTCTGGTTAGATTTACAAAAACCTCATGAAAAGTTGAACCATCTAATTTCTCTCTGACATCTACGGCAGAACTTTATCGCCTATCACCAAAGTATCTGAtcaccaccaatatttcccactaaaccatgtctctcacTACAACAAGCAAACATTTCATGAACACCTTTAGGGATGatgaatccaccacctccctggcacACCTGAAGCATGCCCTTACCCTGGGCTGAGTACAGTCTTCTTCCCAGACTGTCATTTCCTTTATCTCAACTGAAGATAACCTAACAACAAAGCCTGTTGAGCAATTTTTGCCATTATCTTCCATATGAatttataaatactttttttcccctcagcgGTATACCCCAGTCCAGATCATCAATATTAATATTAACCATGAGCATTTCTTAGCAGCCTCACACCAAAGCCCCAGGTGTGTGTGCACGCACAGCGTATGAGAGAGAACACCAGTAGCTCATCAACTCGGAACCCATCTTCATCTTTCAAATCTAAAACATCAGATTGATTTCTTGTCTGCTTCCAGAAAAGAATAGTTAGGCTCATCCAGGAAGCTTAGCACAAATAGAACTTCAGCACTCTCATTCATGAAAAAGCAAGCAGGTctctactgaaaatgaaacaacaatGCATTTCTCTTAAGGTAAGCTTTATCAAGCATCTCCAGCGCTATTAAGTACGTAAAAACTTAAGCATATGGGTTACGGCCCATGCTGATGTGTCCATTCACAGAATTAGAACATACCTTTCTTGGAAGTTCGCTGTCGGGTTCGTCTTTCAGttactaaagaaaagaaagttattaaTAAGGACAGAGTACAACCCAGAAGAAGTGTCATTCATAGAGGCCACTGCAAAGTGACTGACCTCTTCAACACTGCAGTGATTATGCCGTGTTCACAAACAAAAATTCCCCCCTAATACACAACGCCCAGAAATCTATTTTGTATTGAATGATTCCTGAGAAATTCATCAGGTGAGCTTTTCTTGGAACTATAAACCACCCTTCCCCAAGAAAAAAGTCTCTAAGATTGGTATTTTCAAATCCCAAAttgaagtatttaaatattttacagttactTCAATAAATTACTCCTTAATAATGTCATAATTCTAATTCTTTAGGTGAAATACATTATCATTACATGTCCATAATAGATTTGTTCTGAAGGCTTTTTCATAGCACTGGgatttcagtggggaaaaaaaaatgtccaatAATCAAAAAGGTATAAAAACCATGAAGTACCTCTTTAAGAACACACCAAACATAAGCAGGATATCtccctgtgttgttttttttttgacagttaCTTGAAATATaccctctgctttccttttcttaataAAGCTCTGAACAGATGGGACAGATCTGATACTATAAAACACTATATTTATACTATATttaatttatacatttatattcTATTTAATACTCATTAAAAAAGATTACTATACTCATGGAAATACCCAGTTGCCACATGGCACCTTTTACCTGGTTTTTATGCATGTGAAAAATTGTCTGATCTAACCTGTCCGGTTGTTCCATATTTTTGTATCCACTGTTGATTTATTCCCCCACATATACAGCCTTAATTATATTGAATAGTTTAGCATACCTGGAGGTACAGTGTGCTTGTATTCAAGTTTGTGCTGTggattctttctgaaaagaacaacaaaagcatGATTTGCCCCTGTGCTCAACACTTAAACAGCCCAAAACTGCATGGTATTTTATGGGTATAGACAGACCTGGAGAAGGGGAACACcctgaaagaataaatgaacTGCTTTGTTAGTTGAATCCTCAACACAAGATTAAGAAGTAACCTCCTCCCTATATGCCCCTCTTTATCTGAAAACCCactataagaaaaataaaaatcaaatgtaatttTAGAATGATATTATCATACAATTCTAGAATTTACTGTTCTCTTTAATACAGTTTTTAGACTTAAATCAAGGTACTGTTACAGACTTGCACAGACTTCGACTTTTTACATCatgctgtttgttcttttgcacGAAATTCTATCTTACATCCCTGCTACAGCCCCAAAACAATTTTCATTAAGCatcattcattaaaataacagcTTGTGTTCAGTACTTTACTGTAGTCTCTGTGCTTATAGAATGAAggtgcaagaagaaaaacagaccGAATAAGAGCACCTATTTCTTATTAAGAAAATAGCTGGTTGATCAAATAAGGACAAGTCTCCAAAGTCACATAATGTGCACTGATTCAACATAGTAAAACCTGATCCAATTATTTACtctaataaaaaatgaaaacagaatataacTTCTGATGCATTAAGTGCAATACACATCAAAGGTCTGAAACACCCAGATGTAGCTTCCATGTTTTGCAGTATATGGatacaaataaaacagtttgGGAAATTAAAGGATTTGGAAAGAGCCGCTTGTTTTGAAGGATCACACAGAGCGACCACAGGAAGAATCATTCATTTCTGTAGTTCAATTTACAACTTTTCACatcttttgaggaaaaaatagcattagaacaatgaaaaaaatctgaagtcaACTCACTCTCTGCCTGCCAACACGTTCCTGTCCTTCAGGCTGCGACCACCACAGGTAATTAACACACATCgatgtttttccccttttcctacCCCTCTGCAAACAGTCAAGCAACGCTACTCTAACAATTTTTAACTGAGTGTAATATAACTAATACTGTGCTAATTTTGTTAGTATACAACAGGCTTTTCTTGTGACTGCATACTTGAATTGTTTCTAcaccatttttcatttttctgtaggaaaaaaaaaaaagtttctaacTTAAAGAAAACCATTTCAGTTATCCTAATTCCTGCTCCTGAACAACAATTAAAATCAATTATGACACCCCCTTTGGAACTGCTTGAAACTTTGGATGAGTGAATCTATGTTACTGAAGAGCTTCCAGAAGTTAAGATGGCTAGGCTGAAATCGCTACTAAGCATTCTGCGCAGACTTTAGAGCGTGGAAGGTAGCAGTCTCTCCACAATAAACTTCAAAAGGCAATGAGACAAGAAAATGAGCCATAATGACATGCCACACTCAAGATGTAACTCAAGAATTACTCAAGAtttaattctttgcttttgtgttgctCTGTAACCGTGGAGAAAAGTCTTAAGCTGTAAAATCAGTAAAGCCATTTCATATGGTGCTTCTTACCTATAGCAAGCAGTTCCATATGGACATTCTGGGCGGTTATCGTCATCATCTTGAGCTACACTATCTGTTTcataataatcatcatcattaGGGTGACTGAACTGCTGAAAGTGAATGGGATTCCTCCTGCAGAAGACAAATACATATATGGAGAATTCACTCTTCCATTTACactcatttttctgtcattacaTAAGTAcaattttttctgtgtttaaccTTAGCAGCACATAAGACCTACTTTCAAGGTAACAGAAAGGTTTTTTCTTAGCATGTGTAGCACAGGaagttaaaacagaaattttccTGCTTGCCTTCAGTATCACATTTCCAATTTATGGTTTTGTGCCTTGTagtagcaatggtaatgggaggacagttggaccagatgatcttgtaggtcctttccagccttgtgattctatgattcaagaTCTCCAACCCATGTACCATCTCCTAAGGTAATCACACAGCACCAGTCCTGCTCAGAGGCTGACTCGCTCAGTTTTGGCCCCTTGTGGAGCACTAGAATTGTTACAGAAACTACTACTGCAGCCTcagcttgagttggaagggccATCGTATGGCACATGAACCACTGCAGTAACAAAGACTCCATATATACTTGGGGGATAATATATTTGCTTCAGACAACCTGTATCAACTGTTAGTTCTGTTATGCATACAAATTCTTACTCGCTGAATACTTAAATGCTGTCACATTACTCCAAATGTCTACTGAATAGGACACTGACTACAGTTTGCCTCGGCTACCGTGACGTTTTATTTGAAGTATCACATTACAACCTGAACAAGGAGGAAATGAAGCTGCACCACAAGACATAGCAGCTCCACACATAGTTGAATCAGGAATGTAAGCAGTGAGAGCACATCTCCAGCATAAACAGCCTTCTGCTCTACAATGCTTACAACAGACTAATCCAAGATGTatcaaacaaaatgttttttaactGACCTATGTGTATATGCTTCTACTCAATAGGCTGGAATTCACGCAGCACAAGATAAAGCAGCTATAAACACCACTTAAAGAACTTTAAAGCTTTATAAACATTGTACATGATattaaaatgaacacagaaaaatgaattgtgATTTCAAgacacagattaaaaaaaaaacactacaaaaaaaCCCTGTTAACATGCCGTTACCAGAAGCAc
Encoded proteins:
- the PROKR1 gene encoding prokineticin receptor 1; this encodes MHQKKTDMVLEQDEHNPNATVHLNFAAIYNLHDGDLTSMRNFSFPFNFNYSDYDLPLDSEDDMTKTRTFFAAKIVIGVALVGIMLVCGIGNFIFIAALARYKKLRNLTNLLIANLAISDFIVAIVCCPFEMDYYVVRQLSWEHGHVLCASVNYLRTVSLYVSTNALLAIAVDRYLAIVHPLKPRMNYQTATILIALVWIVSILVAIPSAYFATETVLFIVKNQEKIFCGQIWPVDQQMYYKSYFLFIFGIEFVAPVITMTLCYARISRELWFKTVPGFQTEQIRKRLRCRRKTVMVLMCILTAYVLCWAPFYGFTIVRDFFPTIFVKEKHYLTAFYIVECIAMSNSMINTMCFVTVKNNTMKYFKKIMLLRWRSTYRGSKSSTDLDLRTSAMPVTEEVDCIKLK